One Streptomyces fagopyri DNA window includes the following coding sequences:
- a CDS encoding ABC transporter ATP-binding protein — MITFGPSGHYLKQGRYARRWPLFQGECAIDASSSPPLTAQSTAVELAGITKRFPGVVANHDIHLSVRKGTVHALVGENGAGKSTLMKILYGMQKPDEGTIAVDGEQVTFSSPADAITRGIGMVHQHFMLADNLTVLENVVLGSEKLYGIGGGARKKIKEISDRYGLNVRPEVLVESLGVAERQRVEILKVLFRGARTLILDEPTAVLVPQEVDALFDNLRELKSEGLAVIFISHKLGEVLSVADEITVIRRGTTVGTAVPAETTPRQLAEMMVGSELPTPETAESTVTDKPVIEVEGLTAYAEGGASLGELGEPTGAGLVTEDRAETAGAVRRVLDDITFTIHAGEVMGIAGVEGNGQTELIDALIGLKHADSGSVSFLGEEITGWPTRKRREQGIGYIPEDRHRHGLLLESPLWENRILGHVTERPNAKGFWLDIKGAQDDTRRIVEEYDVRTPGIDVTAASLSGGNQQKLIVGREMSHKPRFLIAAHPTRGVDVGAQAAIWDQIREARREGLAVLLISADLDELIGLSDTLRVIYNGRLVADADPATITPEELGSAMTGAASGHLEHVAESAAPEDEAR, encoded by the coding sequence ATGATCACCTTCGGTCCGTCCGGGCACTATTTAAAGCAGGGGCGCTACGCGCGTAGATGGCCCCTTTTCCAAGGAGAGTGCGCCATCGACGCGTCCAGCAGCCCTCCCCTCACCGCGCAGTCGACCGCGGTCGAGCTGGCGGGGATCACCAAGCGGTTCCCGGGTGTGGTGGCCAACCACGACATCCATCTGAGTGTCCGGAAAGGCACGGTCCACGCTCTCGTCGGCGAGAACGGTGCCGGCAAGTCGACGCTGATGAAGATCCTCTACGGCATGCAGAAGCCGGACGAGGGCACGATCGCCGTCGACGGCGAGCAGGTCACCTTCTCGTCGCCCGCCGACGCCATCACGCGCGGTATCGGCATGGTCCACCAGCACTTCATGCTCGCGGACAACCTCACCGTCCTGGAGAACGTCGTCCTGGGCAGCGAGAAGCTGTACGGCATCGGCGGCGGCGCCCGTAAGAAGATCAAGGAGATCTCGGACCGGTACGGGTTGAACGTGCGCCCGGAGGTGCTCGTCGAGAGCCTCGGCGTCGCCGAGCGCCAGCGCGTCGAGATCCTCAAGGTCCTCTTCCGCGGCGCCCGCACCCTGATCCTGGACGAGCCCACCGCCGTACTGGTGCCGCAGGAGGTCGACGCGCTCTTCGACAACCTGCGCGAGCTCAAGTCCGAGGGCCTGGCCGTCATCTTCATCTCGCACAAGCTGGGCGAGGTCCTGTCGGTCGCCGACGAGATCACGGTCATCCGGCGCGGTACGACGGTCGGTACCGCCGTTCCGGCCGAGACCACCCCCCGTCAGCTCGCCGAGATGATGGTCGGCAGTGAGCTGCCGACCCCGGAGACCGCCGAGTCGACGGTCACGGACAAGCCCGTGATCGAGGTCGAGGGCCTCACCGCCTACGCGGAGGGCGGTGCCTCCCTCGGCGAGCTGGGCGAGCCGACGGGCGCCGGTCTGGTCACGGAGGACAGGGCCGAGACCGCCGGCGCGGTGCGACGCGTCCTCGACGACATCACCTTCACCATCCACGCGGGCGAGGTCATGGGCATCGCCGGCGTCGAGGGCAACGGCCAGACGGAGCTCATCGACGCTCTGATCGGCCTCAAGCACGCCGACTCGGGCTCCGTCTCCTTCCTCGGCGAGGAGATCACCGGCTGGCCCACCCGTAAGCGCCGCGAGCAGGGCATCGGGTACATCCCCGAGGACCGCCACCGGCACGGCCTGCTGCTGGAGTCCCCGCTCTGGGAGAACCGCATCCTCGGCCATGTCACCGAGCGCCCCAACGCCAAGGGCTTCTGGCTCGACATCAAGGGCGCCCAGGACGACACCAGGCGGATCGTCGAGGAGTACGACGTCCGCACCCCCGGCATCGACGTCACCGCCGCCTCGCTCTCCGGCGGCAACCAGCAGAAGCTGATCGTCGGCCGCGAGATGAGCCACAAGCCGCGCTTCCTGATCGCCGCCCACCCCACCCGCGGTGTGGACGTCGGCGCGCAGGCCGCGATCTGGGACCAGATCCGCGAGGCCCGGCGCGAAGGCCTGGCCGTGCTGCTGATCTCGGCCGACCTGGACGAGCTGATCGGCCTGTCCGACACCCTCAGGGTGATCTACAACGGCAGGCTCGTGGCGGACGCCGACCCGGCGACCATCACCCCGGAGGAACTCGGCTCGGCCATGACCGGCGCCGCCTCCGGACACCTGGAGCACGTAGCGGAAAGCGCCGCCCCGGAGGACGAGGCCCGATGA
- a CDS encoding BMP family lipoprotein — translation MRRVSRIAVAGVATASLAVALSACGGSSTDASSGGSAKGKGIGLAYDIGGKGDQSFNDAAFAGFQKAEKDLKIGGRDIEPQDGESDADKVQRLEQLAKSGYNPVIGVGFVYAPAIKEVAAKYPKITFGIIDDEQDKAANVADMVFHEEQASYLAGVTAAKTTKKNHIGFIGGVDIPLIHKFQAGYVQGAKSVNPNIKIESQYLTQTPQEGGFASPDKGKDAAEGQIDAGADVLYAAAGLSGQGVIQSAASHKVWAIGVDSDQYKQDALAKYKDYILTSATKDVAGAVYNLAKSVQDGKPETGVVRASLATGGVGLADSNPAFKNNADLQAALKKAEAGIKDGSITVKTS, via the coding sequence ATGCGCCGGGTGTCCCGAATCGCGGTTGCGGGCGTTGCAACCGCATCCCTCGCCGTTGCTCTCTCCGCCTGTGGCGGCTCGTCCACCGATGCCTCCAGTGGCGGCTCGGCCAAGGGTAAGGGCATCGGTCTCGCGTACGACATCGGCGGCAAGGGCGACCAGTCCTTCAACGACGCCGCGTTCGCCGGTTTCCAGAAGGCCGAGAAGGACCTCAAGATCGGCGGCCGGGACATCGAGCCGCAGGACGGCGAGTCCGACGCGGACAAGGTTCAGCGTCTGGAGCAGCTGGCCAAGTCGGGCTACAACCCGGTGATCGGTGTCGGCTTCGTCTACGCCCCGGCGATCAAGGAAGTCGCGGCCAAGTACCCGAAGATCACCTTCGGCATCATCGACGACGAGCAGGACAAGGCCGCGAACGTCGCCGACATGGTCTTCCACGAGGAGCAGGCCTCCTACCTCGCGGGCGTGACCGCCGCGAAGACCACCAAGAAGAACCACATCGGCTTCATCGGCGGCGTCGACATCCCGCTGATCCACAAGTTCCAGGCCGGTTACGTCCAGGGCGCCAAGTCGGTCAACCCGAACATCAAGATCGAGTCGCAGTACCTGACGCAGACCCCGCAGGAGGGTGGCTTCGCCAGCCCCGACAAGGGCAAGGACGCCGCCGAGGGTCAGATCGACGCGGGCGCCGACGTGCTCTACGCCGCCGCCGGCCTGTCGGGCCAGGGCGTCATCCAGTCCGCCGCCTCGCACAAGGTGTGGGCCATCGGTGTCGACTCCGACCAGTACAAGCAGGACGCGCTGGCCAAGTACAAGGACTACATCCTGACCTCGGCCACCAAGGACGTCGCCGGGGCGGTCTACAACCTCGCGAAGTCGGTGCAGGACGGCAAGCCCGAGACCGGCGTCGTCCGCGCCAGCCTCGCCACCGGCGGTGTCGGCCTGGCCGACTCGAACCCGGCGTTCAAGAACAACGCCGACCTGCAGGCCGCGCTGAAGAAGGCCGAGGCCGGCATCAAGGACGGCTCGATCACGGTCAAGACCTCCTGA
- a CDS encoding BMP family lipoprotein, with translation MSRRTRFSQAAVAVSVIALAAVGCGKSSTDSSGGGSDKSSSGYSGKGIGLAYDIGGKGDQSFNDAAFAGFQKAEAEFKIGGRDIEPQDGESDADKVQRLEQLAKSGYNPVIGVGFVYAPAIKEVAAKYPKVTFGIIDDEQDKAANIADLVFHEEQASYLAGVAAAKATKKNHIGFIGGVDIPLIHKFEAGFDQGAKSVNPKIKIESQYLTQTPQEGGFASPDKGKDAAAGQIEKGADVLYHAAGLSGQGVISQAAAKKVWAIGVDSDQYAQSSLAKYKDWILGSALKNVGGAVYDLAKSVVDGKPLNGVVRGDLKSGGVGFADTNPKYKAMPDVVAAVDKAKQDIIAGTVTVKTTP, from the coding sequence ATGTCTCGGAGGACCAGGTTCTCCCAAGCAGCGGTGGCCGTCTCGGTCATCGCCCTCGCGGCCGTGGGTTGCGGTAAGTCCAGCACCGACTCGTCCGGTGGCGGTTCGGACAAGAGCTCGTCGGGTTACTCGGGCAAGGGCATAGGCCTCGCCTACGACATCGGCGGCAAGGGCGACCAGTCGTTCAACGACGCCGCGTTCGCCGGTTTCCAGAAGGCCGAGGCGGAGTTCAAGATCGGCGGCCGGGACATCGAGCCGCAGGACGGCGAGTCCGACGCGGACAAGGTTCAGCGTCTGGAGCAGCTGGCCAAGTCGGGCTACAACCCGGTGATCGGTGTCGGCTTCGTCTACGCCCCGGCGATCAAGGAAGTCGCGGCCAAGTACCCGAAGGTCACCTTCGGCATCATCGACGACGAGCAGGACAAGGCGGCCAACATCGCCGACCTGGTCTTCCACGAGGAGCAGGCCTCCTACCTCGCGGGTGTCGCGGCGGCGAAGGCCACGAAGAAGAACCACATCGGCTTCATCGGCGGCGTCGACATTCCGCTGATCCACAAGTTCGAGGCGGGCTTCGACCAGGGCGCCAAGTCGGTCAACCCGAAGATCAAGATCGAGTCGCAGTACCTGACGCAGACCCCGCAGGAGGGTGGCTTCGCCAGCCCCGACAAGGGCAAGGACGCGGCGGCCGGCCAGATCGAGAAGGGCGCCGACGTGCTCTACCACGCGGCCGGCCTGTCCGGTCAGGGCGTGATCTCCCAGGCCGCCGCCAAGAAGGTGTGGGCCATCGGCGTCGACTCCGACCAGTACGCGCAGAGCTCCCTGGCCAAGTACAAGGACTGGATCCTCGGCTCGGCCCTGAAGAACGTCGGCGGCGCCGTGTACGACCTGGCCAAGTCCGTCGTCGACGGCAAGCCGCTGAACGGCGTCGTCCGCGGTGACCTGAAGTCGGGCGGCGTGGGCTTCGCCGACACCAACCCGAAGTACAAGGCCATGCCGGACGTCGTCGCGGCCGTCGACAAGGCCAAGCAGGACATCATCGCCGGCACGGTCACCGTCAAGACGACCCCGTGA
- a CDS encoding amidohydrolase, giving the protein MSREYEADVPGGAVLPGTLPDALRAELIAFRRDMHMHPELGNHEFRATAALKARLEQAGLKPRVLAIGTGLICDIGIDDADGAGEGERTGEGDRVRAGARDGVVDGGRGMLALRADIDALPIPDTKSDCAYRSTVPDRAHACGHDVHTTVVLGAGLVLADLHRQGLLPHPVRLIFQPAEEVLPGGAPDAIDSGVLEGVGRIIGVHCDPKVDAGRIGLRHGPITSACDRLEVSLDGAGGHTARPHLTTDLVTAAARVVTDVPSLVARRVDARSGLAVTWGRIESGHACNVIPQHAELSGTVRCLDLEAWRQAPDLVHEAIDEIANLYRAKSEINYIRGVPPVVNDPAVTELLHDAMTSRRGPYSVEDTEQSLGGEDFSWYLEHVPGAMARLGVRTPGERTTRDLHRGDFDADESAITAGVELFTAAALLDAIR; this is encoded by the coding sequence ATGTCCCGAGAGTACGAGGCCGATGTTCCCGGGGGAGCCGTGCTCCCCGGCACCCTGCCCGACGCCCTGCGTGCCGAGCTGATCGCGTTCCGGCGCGACATGCACATGCACCCGGAGCTCGGCAACCACGAGTTCCGCGCCACCGCGGCACTCAAGGCACGTCTGGAGCAGGCGGGCCTCAAGCCCCGCGTGCTCGCCATCGGGACCGGACTCATCTGCGACATCGGGATCGACGACGCCGACGGCGCGGGGGAGGGCGAGCGGACCGGGGAAGGTGACCGCGTACGCGCCGGCGCACGGGACGGGGTCGTCGACGGCGGACGCGGCATGCTCGCGCTGCGCGCCGACATCGACGCCCTGCCCATCCCCGACACGAAGAGTGACTGCGCGTACCGCTCGACCGTGCCCGACCGCGCGCACGCCTGCGGCCACGACGTGCACACCACCGTCGTCCTCGGCGCCGGGCTCGTCCTCGCCGACCTGCACCGCCAGGGGCTCCTGCCGCATCCGGTACGGCTGATCTTCCAGCCCGCCGAAGAGGTCCTGCCCGGCGGCGCGCCCGACGCCATCGACTCCGGAGTGCTGGAGGGCGTGGGGCGGATCATCGGCGTGCACTGCGACCCGAAGGTCGACGCCGGGCGGATCGGACTGCGGCACGGTCCCATCACCTCCGCCTGCGACCGGCTGGAGGTCTCGCTCGACGGCGCCGGCGGCCACACCGCGCGCCCCCACCTCACGACCGACCTCGTCACCGCCGCCGCGCGCGTCGTCACCGACGTGCCGTCCCTCGTCGCCCGGCGCGTGGACGCCCGCAGCGGGCTCGCGGTGACCTGGGGACGGATCGAGTCCGGGCACGCCTGCAACGTCATCCCGCAGCACGCCGAGCTCTCCGGGACCGTACGCTGCCTCGACCTCGAGGCGTGGCGGCAGGCACCCGACCTGGTGCACGAGGCCATCGACGAGATCGCGAACCTGTACCGCGCCAAGTCCGAGATCAACTACATCCGGGGCGTCCCGCCGGTCGTCAACGACCCCGCGGTCACGGAGCTGCTCCACGACGCCATGACCTCACGGCGCGGCCCGTACTCCGTCGAGGACACCGAGCAGAGCCTCGGCGGCGAGGACTTCTCCTGGTACCTGGAGCACGTGCCCGGCGCGATGGCCCGCCTCGGAGTCCGTACACCGGGCGAGCGCACCACGCGTGACCTGCACCGCGGCGACTTCGACGCGGACGAGTCGGCCATCACGGCCGGAGTCGAGCTCTTCACCGCGGCGGCCCTGCTGGACGCGATCCGCTGA
- a CDS encoding contact-dependent growth inhibition system immunity protein: MSLSPLEHDRRHGELDQVIRAYAGQPADDTPDTPGRALTAYLRHTWHTRPWALATAEAQLREYARNPPGRLRLRLGEFYAIPDVGLPEPDVQQWLSCLADHIRHSVETGEAPPPAIPATHWEWHARFPELGQFLGGWFSQDMPDEFDDHDAAVDDYAAGTHPQLVARLAGELHELLALDLDESDHALAVAELGMEVDPPAPYSPGGWLALVARRLGSPRAEYGRPDTAR; this comes from the coding sequence GTGTCCCTGAGCCCCCTAGAACACGACCGCCGCCACGGCGAACTGGACCAGGTGATCCGCGCCTACGCCGGACAGCCCGCCGACGACACCCCGGACACCCCCGGCCGGGCCCTGACCGCCTACCTCCGCCACACCTGGCACACCCGCCCCTGGGCGCTGGCCACGGCGGAGGCCCAGCTGCGGGAGTACGCCCGCAACCCGCCCGGCCGGCTCCGCCTGCGCCTCGGCGAGTTCTACGCGATCCCGGACGTCGGGCTTCCCGAGCCGGACGTCCAGCAGTGGCTGTCCTGTCTCGCCGACCACATCAGGCACAGCGTCGAGACCGGTGAGGCGCCGCCCCCGGCCATCCCCGCCACCCACTGGGAATGGCACGCCCGCTTCCCCGAACTCGGCCAGTTCCTCGGCGGCTGGTTCTCCCAGGACATGCCGGACGAGTTCGACGACCACGACGCCGCCGTGGACGACTACGCCGCCGGCACCCACCCTCAGCTCGTCGCCCGTCTGGCCGGCGAACTGCACGAGCTCCTCGCCCTGGACCTGGACGAGTCCGACCACGCCCTGGCCGTCGCCGAACTGGGCATGGAGGTCGACCCGCCGGCTCCCTACAGCCCCGGCGGCTGGCTCGCCCTCGTCGCCCGACGGCTCGGGTCGCCGCGAGCGGAGTACGGGCGGCCCGACACGGCACGGTGA
- a CDS encoding RNase A-like domain-containing protein, whose protein sequence is MTARPTRSATYPDRETAQWATQQVVTANEQLIHRWLARSTRPRLTIEASWPSRSEPVGRVLLQAMMLAGRDPVDVRAARVVLRRDATRPHGFVVHATFPTFL, encoded by the coding sequence ATGACCGCTCGTCCGACCCGCTCCGCCACCTACCCCGACCGCGAAACCGCCCAATGGGCCACCCAGCAGGTCGTCACCGCCAACGAGCAGCTCATCCACCGCTGGCTCGCCCGGTCCACCCGCCCCCGTCTGACGATCGAGGCGTCCTGGCCCTCGCGTTCCGAGCCGGTCGGCCGGGTCCTGCTGCAGGCGATGATGCTGGCGGGCCGCGACCCCGTGGACGTACGCGCGGCCCGCGTGGTGCTCAGGCGCGACGCGACCCGCCCGCACGGCTTCGTCGTCCACGCCACCTTCCCCACCTTCCTGTAG
- a CDS encoding RNase A-like domain-containing protein gives MADRPSDAQRKRERDQLKPTPPGSSGGFDVRPPHLYYSSAVVRDGQFDYDKGVTQLVEALNHYSQSAGTGWGPDSFAHVYMEITEKFIKTWATSVVSVGGVAVGLTVTANNYLAADWFARRMQGPPPRRAPPVVIDKEPDHGKVNDIKWIGTGEDADSWAVSGALGEIPDFLADVIGPAVEYGLNLGKTHEITPGAREDDLKGMATAWREAGSAALKAGDDFTSAISYMTDPQGSSEWQGAMKSFCQAIWGTTAWGRNRDALGDIAQRGGRSWKTSGTVAPAQRRPILEVLHHTADTVQKTCDDLAQVAKTCRETTTNLARTAAKGMVADLTTGLDPVELLELAGSAMFGKLVMTFRQHMDRAAADKAVEIYQQKFSDAAGTLRELEWELDEALRSAPTFRAEEARAEALGGRSMNEFKKEHKLLNGENPFPYRYTIDLAMAEDLGGGHTIDKHVGKTDAQLLQRLRDQAKGNGEPKIPAASSFVDLASAQKYTQDCIRQKSGDIDAWLATGPPPDPPTKVFQVSAVGPAATSPLAVAPVTGRTSRVVNGRSTPVADAHGVATRLKYDPGLNPPFVVVTSMPE, from the coding sequence ATGGCCGACCGTCCCAGCGACGCCCAACGCAAGCGGGAGCGGGACCAGTTGAAACCAACGCCGCCCGGCAGCAGCGGTGGGTTCGATGTGCGGCCGCCGCACCTGTACTACTCGTCGGCGGTGGTTCGTGACGGGCAATTCGACTACGACAAGGGCGTGACCCAGCTGGTCGAGGCGCTGAATCACTACAGCCAGTCGGCAGGTACCGGGTGGGGTCCTGACTCCTTCGCCCATGTGTACATGGAGATCACCGAGAAGTTCATCAAGACCTGGGCGACCAGCGTGGTGAGCGTCGGCGGCGTCGCGGTCGGACTGACGGTGACGGCCAACAACTACCTGGCGGCGGACTGGTTCGCGCGCCGCATGCAGGGGCCGCCGCCGCGCCGCGCACCCCCGGTCGTCATCGACAAGGAGCCCGACCACGGCAAGGTCAACGACATCAAGTGGATCGGGACGGGAGAGGACGCCGACTCCTGGGCGGTCTCCGGGGCGCTCGGTGAGATCCCGGACTTCCTCGCGGACGTCATCGGGCCGGCCGTCGAGTACGGGCTCAACCTAGGCAAGACCCACGAGATCACCCCGGGCGCCCGCGAGGACGACCTCAAGGGGATGGCCACCGCGTGGCGCGAGGCCGGGAGCGCGGCCTTGAAGGCGGGCGACGACTTCACCTCCGCCATCAGTTACATGACGGACCCGCAGGGCAGCAGTGAGTGGCAGGGCGCGATGAAGTCGTTCTGCCAGGCGATCTGGGGAACCACCGCGTGGGGCCGTAACCGTGACGCGCTGGGCGACATCGCCCAGCGGGGCGGCCGCAGCTGGAAGACCTCGGGAACGGTGGCGCCCGCCCAACGCCGCCCGATCCTGGAAGTTCTGCACCACACCGCCGACACCGTCCAGAAGACCTGCGACGACCTGGCCCAGGTGGCGAAGACCTGCCGGGAGACCACCACCAACCTGGCCAGGACCGCGGCCAAAGGGATGGTGGCGGACCTGACGACCGGGCTTGACCCGGTGGAACTGCTCGAACTCGCGGGCAGCGCCATGTTCGGCAAGTTGGTCATGACGTTCCGCCAGCACATGGACCGGGCGGCCGCGGACAAGGCCGTCGAGATCTACCAGCAGAAGTTCAGCGATGCGGCCGGCACACTCCGCGAGCTGGAGTGGGAACTGGACGAGGCGCTCAGGAGCGCGCCCACGTTCAGAGCCGAGGAGGCCAGGGCCGAGGCACTCGGCGGCCGGTCGATGAACGAGTTCAAGAAGGAGCACAAGCTGCTTAACGGGGAGAACCCGTTCCCGTACAGGTACACGATCGACCTGGCGATGGCCGAGGACCTCGGCGGTGGTCACACCATCGACAAGCATGTGGGCAAGACCGACGCCCAGCTCCTGCAGCGGTTGCGCGACCAGGCCAAGGGGAACGGCGAGCCGAAGATCCCGGCGGCATCGAGCTTCGTCGACCTCGCTTCGGCCCAGAAGTACACCCAGGACTGTATCCGGCAGAAGAGCGGCGACATCGACGCGTGGCTGGCGACCGGGCCCCCTCCCGACCCGCCGACCAAGGTCTTCCAGGTCAGCGCGGTGGGCCCGGCCGCGACCAGCCCGCTGGCCGTGGCCCCGGTGACGGGCCGCACCTCGAGAGTGGTCAATGGCCGGTCGACCCCGGTGGCAGACGCACACGGCGTTGCCACCCGCCTCAAATACGACCCCGGTCTCAACCCACCCTTCGTCGTGGTCACCTCCATGCCCGAATAG
- a CDS encoding WXG100 family type VII secretion target — MRQADDDHIAVSFTTLHDLAVELEDILKKLNGGLDDLYDRAVPVVLSWEGEAREVFVDKLDEWDRSAQDLQAAQKWLHAYVTTGHANYTAAHRAVLRGWGAV, encoded by the coding sequence ATGCGGCAGGCCGACGACGACCACATAGCCGTCTCCTTCACCACCCTTCACGACCTCGCCGTCGAGCTGGAGGACATCCTCAAGAAGCTCAACGGCGGACTGGACGACCTGTACGACCGAGCCGTCCCCGTCGTCCTCTCCTGGGAGGGCGAGGCCCGCGAGGTCTTCGTCGACAAGCTCGACGAGTGGGACCGCTCGGCGCAGGACCTCCAAGCGGCCCAGAAATGGCTGCACGCATACGTCACGACGGGCCACGCCAACTACACGGCGGCGCACCGGGCGGTGCTGCGGGGCTGGGGGGCGGTCTGA
- a CDS encoding WXG100 family type VII secretion target — translation MGDRTGRQGGPKDLRASHEGLTKLAGDLDAMRDHLDQQVKRMDAVVDRIEADWRGPAATAYREFHRAATEDAVRIREVMTHLARAVRLSRDGFTERELAVVEGMRQIHVDVGGEVDRLSTPNPDAARTSPPARPSSGLDAL, via the coding sequence GTGGGAGACCGTACGGGCCGTCAGGGCGGCCCGAAAGATCTGCGAGCCTCCCACGAGGGCCTGACGAAGCTGGCAGGCGACCTCGACGCCATGCGCGATCACCTGGACCAGCAGGTCAAGCGCATGGACGCGGTCGTCGACCGCATCGAGGCGGACTGGCGGGGCCCGGCGGCGACGGCGTACCGCGAGTTCCACCGCGCGGCGACCGAGGACGCCGTACGCATCCGTGAAGTGATGACGCACCTCGCGCGGGCCGTGCGGCTGAGCCGGGACGGCTTCACGGAGCGGGAACTGGCCGTGGTCGAGGGGATGCGGCAGATCCACGTGGACGTGGGCGGCGAGGTCGACCGGCTGTCCACGCCGAACCCGGACGCCGCGCGAACGAGCCCGCCCGCGCGCCCGAGCAGCGGCCTCGACGCCCTCTGA
- a CDS encoding poly-gamma-glutamate hydrolase family protein yields the protein MKSRRRTVLTALGETPAPSTVTTAATVTSPPAAGVAPASNTALYANPAWTEGIDWVRRSGRAPADGRSAAGRAPSPRSTVVAPHGGGIEGGTSELCLATAGYDPADLSPTPPAGPVHGFWMFEGLMSSGNADLHVTSTRCDDAIARSLCADSLNVLALHGCRPEQAGLEPGAAAVLVGGLNPTFRRYLVEEFTAAGIRAVTASGEEEIAGLSPRNICNRTRLGMGAQLEMTTALRTAMFAEGENTLATRATGLLPFFWTFVDATRRAIDRLEAEQTPL from the coding sequence ATGAAGAGCAGACGCCGTACCGTTCTCACCGCGCTCGGGGAGACGCCCGCCCCGAGCACGGTGACGACCGCCGCGACGGTGACCTCCCCACCCGCGGCAGGCGTCGCACCGGCCTCGAACACGGCCCTGTACGCGAACCCCGCCTGGACGGAGGGCATCGACTGGGTCCGGCGCTCCGGCCGCGCTCCGGCCGACGGCCGGAGCGCGGCCGGTCGTGCCCCCTCGCCGCGCTCCACGGTCGTCGCCCCGCACGGCGGCGGTATCGAAGGGGGGACCTCGGAACTCTGCCTGGCGACAGCCGGTTACGACCCCGCCGACCTCTCGCCCACTCCGCCCGCCGGACCGGTCCACGGCTTCTGGATGTTCGAAGGGCTGATGAGCAGCGGAAACGCCGACCTGCACGTCACCTCGACCCGCTGCGACGACGCGATCGCCCGCTCCCTGTGCGCGGACAGCCTCAACGTCCTCGCGCTGCACGGCTGCAGGCCCGAGCAGGCCGGCCTGGAACCAGGCGCCGCCGCCGTCCTCGTCGGCGGCCTCAACCCCACCTTCCGCCGGTACCTGGTGGAGGAGTTCACCGCGGCGGGCATCCGCGCGGTGACGGCGTCGGGCGAGGAGGAGATCGCGGGACTCTCCCCGCGCAACATCTGCAACCGCACCCGGCTCGGCATGGGCGCCCAGCTGGAGATGACCACGGCCCTGCGCACCGCGATGTTCGCCGAGGGCGAGAACACGCTCGCCACCCGCGCGACCGGGCTTCTCCCGTTCTTCTGGACGTTCGTCGACGCGACCCGCAGGGCGATCGACCGGCTGGAGGCGGAGCAGACACCGCTGTGA
- the pstB gene encoding phosphate ABC transporter ATP-binding protein PstB, whose product MASGPGAPAPATLEARSVSAWFGSHQVLRRVSLTMPAGQVTALIGPSGCGKSTFLRTLNRMHELIPSAAMGGEVLFDGEDIYAPQRRLTDARRRIGMVFQKPNPFPAMSIYDNVVAGLRLTGTRAGRREKDELVEESLTRAGLWKEVRDRLRQPGGALSGGQQQRLCIARALAVRPQVLLMDEPCSALDPTSTRRVEETIHELAGQVTVVIVTHNMQQAARVSQQCAFFLAEQGTPGGIVEHGLTEHIFGTPEDPRTADYVAGRFG is encoded by the coding sequence CTGGCGTCCGGACCCGGCGCCCCCGCGCCCGCGACGCTCGAAGCACGGTCCGTCTCGGCCTGGTTCGGCAGCCACCAGGTGCTGCGCCGGGTCTCCCTCACCATGCCGGCCGGTCAGGTCACCGCCCTGATCGGCCCCTCCGGCTGCGGCAAGTCGACGTTCCTGCGCACGCTCAACCGGATGCACGAGCTGATTCCGTCGGCCGCGATGGGCGGCGAGGTGCTCTTCGACGGCGAGGACATCTACGCCCCGCAGCGCCGTCTGACCGACGCCCGCCGCAGGATCGGCATGGTCTTCCAGAAACCCAACCCGTTCCCCGCCATGTCGATCTACGACAACGTGGTGGCGGGCCTGCGTCTGACGGGCACTCGTGCCGGCCGCCGGGAGAAGGACGAGCTGGTCGAGGAGAGCCTGACCAGGGCAGGCCTGTGGAAGGAGGTACGGGACCGGCTCCGCCAGCCCGGCGGCGCGCTCTCCGGCGGTCAGCAGCAGCGCCTGTGCATCGCCCGTGCGCTGGCCGTACGTCCCCAGGTGCTGCTGATGGACGAACCGTGCTCGGCGCTCGACCCCACGTCCACCCGCCGGGTCGAGGAGACCATCCACGAACTCGCGGGCCAGGTGACCGTCGTGATCGTCACGCACAACATGCAGCAGGCGGCGCGCGTCTCCCAGCAGTGCGCGTTCTTCCTCGCGGAGCAGGGCACCCCGGGCGGCATCGTCGAACACGGTCTCACCGAACACATCTTCGGCACCCCTGAGGACCCGCGCACGGCGGACTATGTGGCGGGCCGCTTCGGCTGA